In one window of Frigoriglobus tundricola DNA:
- a CDS encoding aldo/keto reductase, with protein MQTRKLGTSNLEVSALGFGCMGLSFGYGPAVDKEHGIKVIRAAVDRGVTFFDTAEVYGPFTNEELVGEALAPVRDRVVIATKFGFKIEGGKQAGLDSRPDHIRDVVEASLKRLKTDRIDLLYQHRVDPNVPVEDVAGAVGELIRAGKVRHFGLSEAGVPVIRRAHAVQPVAALQSEYSLWWREPEAEILPALEELGIGFVPFSPLGKGYLTGKIDETTTFDSSDFRTTVPRFSAENRKANQAFVELLGRIAARKHATPAQVALAWLLVQKPWIVPIPGTTKLHRLEENLAATTVELTTDDLREIETAAARITAQGARYSEAAQKLINR; from the coding sequence ATGCAGACGCGGAAACTGGGAACGAGCAATCTTGAGGTGTCGGCCCTGGGCTTCGGGTGCATGGGGTTGAGTTTCGGCTACGGCCCGGCCGTGGACAAGGAACACGGGATCAAGGTCATCCGGGCGGCCGTGGACCGGGGGGTCACCTTCTTCGACACCGCCGAGGTGTACGGACCGTTCACGAACGAGGAGCTGGTGGGCGAAGCTCTGGCTCCCGTTCGCGACCGGGTGGTGATCGCCACCAAGTTCGGGTTCAAGATCGAGGGCGGAAAGCAAGCCGGGCTCGACAGCCGCCCCGACCACATTCGAGATGTGGTCGAGGCCTCGCTGAAACGGCTCAAGACCGACCGCATCGACCTGCTCTACCAGCACCGGGTCGATCCGAACGTGCCCGTTGAGGACGTCGCGGGAGCCGTGGGGGAGCTGATCCGCGCGGGGAAGGTCCGCCACTTTGGCCTGTCGGAAGCCGGCGTACCGGTGATCCGCCGCGCGCACGCCGTCCAGCCGGTCGCGGCACTCCAGAGCGAGTATTCGCTCTGGTGGCGCGAGCCCGAAGCGGAAATCCTCCCCGCCCTGGAAGAACTCGGCATCGGGTTCGTCCCGTTCAGCCCCCTGGGCAAGGGGTACCTGACCGGGAAGATCGACGAGACGACCACCTTCGACAGCAGCGACTTCCGCACCACCGTTCCGCGGTTCTCCGCCGAGAACCGGAAGGCGAACCAGGCGTTCGTCGAACTCCTCGGCCGCATCGCGGCGCGAAAACACGCGACGCCCGCTCAAGTGGCGCTCGCGTGGCTTCTGGTCCAGAAGCCGTGGATCGTGCCGATCCCCGGCACGACCAAGTTGCACCGTCTGGAGGAAAATCTCGCTGCAACGACCGTCGAGTTGACCACCGACGATCTCCGCGAGATCGAAACCGCCGCGGCCCGGATCACCGCGCAGGGGGCTCGCTACTCCGAGGCGGCGCAGAAACTCATCAACCGCTGA
- a CDS encoding linear amide C-N hydrolase: protein MPPRIRNRFGAGLLLVAAIVAATRSHAEACTRAVYFGKEGQVVTGRSMDWLEDMHSNLWTFPRGMRRDGGLGAGSVEWTSKYGSVVTSVYEAGTADGMNEKGLVANLLYLVESEYPSADDKRPPLVIAAWTQYVLDHFATVEEAVGELKKDTFRVVPTDAPNGAKGTVHLSISDASGDSAIFEYLKGKLVVHHGKKFQVMTNSPVFDEQLALNKYWEQIGGTVMLPGTNRAADRFARASFYINACKQSADPREAVASVFSVMRNVSVPRGIGTKEQPNISSTLWRTVSDHKNRIYYFEDTASPSLLWVKLNKIDFRDGSGVRKLTLAGKPDVGGDQTANFEKAEPFKFLAPPPKKK, encoded by the coding sequence ATGCCGCCGCGGATACGAAACCGCTTCGGAGCCGGCCTTTTGCTCGTCGCAGCGATTGTGGCCGCGACGCGCTCGCACGCCGAAGCGTGTACGCGAGCGGTTTATTTCGGCAAAGAGGGCCAGGTCGTGACCGGCCGCTCGATGGACTGGCTCGAGGACATGCACTCGAACCTCTGGACCTTCCCCCGCGGGATGCGGCGGGACGGCGGGCTCGGAGCGGGGTCGGTGGAGTGGACGAGCAAGTACGGGAGCGTCGTGACCTCCGTCTACGAGGCCGGTACGGCCGACGGGATGAACGAGAAGGGGCTGGTCGCCAATCTGCTCTACCTGGTCGAGTCCGAGTACCCGTCCGCCGACGACAAGCGGCCGCCGCTCGTCATCGCCGCTTGGACACAGTACGTACTCGATCATTTCGCGACCGTCGAGGAGGCGGTCGGTGAGTTGAAGAAGGACACGTTTCGCGTCGTTCCGACGGACGCCCCGAACGGGGCGAAAGGCACCGTCCATCTCTCGATCTCGGACGCCTCCGGTGATTCGGCCATCTTCGAGTACCTGAAGGGCAAACTGGTCGTCCACCACGGCAAGAAGTTTCAGGTGATGACGAACTCGCCGGTGTTCGACGAGCAACTCGCTCTAAACAAATACTGGGAGCAGATCGGCGGGACCGTCATGCTTCCCGGCACCAACCGCGCCGCCGATCGGTTCGCGCGCGCGTCCTTCTACATCAACGCGTGCAAACAGTCCGCCGACCCACGGGAGGCCGTGGCCAGTGTGTTCAGCGTGATGCGGAACGTGAGTGTGCCGCGTGGGATCGGGACGAAGGAGCAGCCGAACATCTCGTCCACGCTCTGGCGCACGGTCTCGGACCACAAGAACCGGATCTACTATTTTGAGGACACGGCGAGTCCCAGTCTGCTGTGGGTCAAATTGAACAAGATCGATTTCCGGGACGGGTCGGGCGTCCGGAAGTTGACACTCGCCGGCAAACCCGACGTGGGCGGGGATCAAACGGCCAACTTCGAGAAGGCCGAGCCGTTCAAGTTCCTG
- a CDS encoding NAD(P)-dependent alcohol dehydrogenase has protein sequence MFKAKAYSAAGRTSPLCPAVIPRRDPTDQDVQIEILFCGICHSDLHYARDEWHDVMPAVYPCVPGHEIVGRVTKVGSAVTRYKVGDVVGVGCLVDSDRTCPNCRAGLEQFCPGTVLTYGSPDRHGTAPVTYGGYSDSIVVDERFVVRVPSNLDLAAAAPLLCAGITTYSPMRHWKVGPGKKVGVVGLGGLGHMGVKFAHAFGVHTVVFTTSPGKTDDALRLGANEVVVSKNANEMQKHTGSFDFILDCVAAPHDVNAYIQLLTRDGTLTMVGAPEKPLPVSVFGLIFGRRSFSGSPIGGLAETQEMLDFCGRNNITADVEVIPIQKVNEAYERMTRSDVKYRFTIDMASLKGE, from the coding sequence ATGTTCAAAGCGAAAGCGTATTCTGCCGCCGGTCGGACCTCGCCGCTGTGCCCGGCCGTGATTCCGCGGCGCGACCCGACCGATCAGGACGTGCAGATCGAGATCCTGTTCTGCGGCATCTGTCATTCCGACCTTCACTACGCTCGGGACGAATGGCACGACGTGATGCCGGCGGTCTACCCGTGTGTACCGGGGCACGAGATCGTCGGTCGGGTCACGAAGGTCGGTTCGGCGGTCACGCGATACAAGGTGGGCGACGTGGTCGGCGTCGGGTGCCTCGTGGATTCGGACCGCACCTGCCCCAACTGCCGCGCCGGGCTGGAGCAGTTCTGTCCGGGCACGGTTCTCACCTACGGTTCGCCGGACCGACACGGAACGGCGCCCGTGACTTACGGCGGGTACTCCGACAGCATCGTGGTCGACGAGCGGTTCGTGGTGCGGGTCCCGTCGAACCTGGACCTCGCCGCCGCCGCCCCGCTGCTCTGCGCCGGGATCACCACGTATTCGCCGATGCGGCACTGGAAGGTCGGGCCGGGGAAGAAGGTCGGCGTGGTCGGCCTCGGCGGGCTCGGCCACATGGGCGTGAAGTTCGCCCACGCGTTCGGCGTGCACACCGTCGTGTTCACCACTTCGCCCGGCAAGACCGATGACGCACTCCGCCTGGGGGCCAACGAGGTCGTGGTGTCGAAGAACGCGAACGAGATGCAGAAGCACACCGGCAGCTTCGACTTCATTCTCGACTGCGTCGCCGCCCCGCACGACGTCAACGCGTACATCCAGCTCCTCACCCGCGACGGCACCCTCACGATGGTCGGGGCGCCCGAGAAGCCGCTCCCGGTCTCGGTGTTCGGGCTCATCTTCGGCCGCCGGAGCTTCTCCGGCTCGCCCATCGGCGGGCTGGCCGAAACACAGGAGATGCTCGACTTCTGCGGGCGGAACAACATCACCGCCGACGTCGAGGTCATCCCGATCCAGAAGGTGAACGAGGCCTACGAGCGGATGACCCGGTCCGACGTGAAGTACCGGTTCACGATCGACATGGCGTCGCTCAAGGGCGAATGA
- a CDS encoding AraC family transcriptional regulator, whose product MITGDLSKLVSAIAHHAPADGPLDTAVPALRLARTSAPTDLSAVVYEPSLCMVVQGAKEVILAGESYRYDSVQSLLVSVDLPVAARVVEASPSHPCLMVRIALDPAVVGDWLTDGTTPPPGPPARGLTVTPVDPPLLEAVYRLVSLLNSPKDIAPLAPLVLREITYRVLTGPQGARLCQMAVTGALAQRVARAVRWLKDHFADPLRVETLARQVRMSPSAFHLHFKAVTGLSPLQYQKQLRLQEARRLMMGEGLDAASAAFRVGYESPSQFSREYRRLYGTPPRRDMAALKAAART is encoded by the coding sequence GTGATAACAGGTGATTTGTCGAAACTCGTGTCCGCTATCGCCCACCATGCACCCGCAGACGGTCCCCTCGACACGGCGGTACCGGCGCTCCGCCTGGCCCGGACCTCTGCACCCACGGACCTCAGCGCGGTGGTGTACGAACCGTCCCTGTGCATGGTCGTTCAGGGTGCAAAAGAGGTGATCCTCGCGGGGGAATCCTACCGGTACGATTCTGTGCAGTCGCTTCTGGTGTCGGTCGACCTCCCCGTCGCTGCCCGGGTGGTCGAGGCGTCGCCGTCGCACCCGTGCCTCATGGTCCGGATCGCACTCGATCCGGCGGTGGTCGGGGACTGGCTGACGGACGGCACCACCCCGCCACCCGGTCCGCCGGCCCGCGGGCTCACGGTCACCCCGGTCGATCCGCCGCTCCTCGAAGCGGTCTACCGTCTGGTGTCGCTGCTCAACTCACCGAAGGATATCGCCCCGCTGGCCCCGCTCGTCCTCCGGGAAATCACCTACCGCGTGCTGACCGGGCCGCAGGGCGCCCGCCTCTGTCAGATGGCCGTGACCGGCGCGCTGGCGCAGCGGGTCGCGCGGGCGGTCCGCTGGCTGAAGGACCACTTTGCCGATCCGCTCCGGGTGGAGACCCTGGCCCGGCAGGTGCGGATGAGCCCGTCGGCCTTTCATTTGCACTTCAAGGCCGTCACCGGGCTCAGTCCGTTGCAGTACCAGAAGCAGTTGCGCCTTCAGGAGGCCCGGCGGCTGATGATGGGCGAAGGGCTGGACGCCGCTTCGGCCGCGTTTCGCGTGGGGTACGAGAGCCCGTCCCAGTTCAGCCGCGAGTACCGGCGCCTGTACGGTACGCCCCCCCGGCGGGACATGGCCGCGCTCAAGGCCGCGGCTCGGACGTAG